From a single Brassica oleracea var. oleracea cultivar TO1000 chromosome C5, BOL, whole genome shotgun sequence genomic region:
- the LOC106343718 gene encoding pre-rRNA-processing protein TSR2 homolog: protein MGAGGKTVNAHVLSATYHHKHVRPMACDEDSDLRRGIGELLSRWGGLQMAVKNKWGGHDSLEKSHELAHDLFHLLSQPNVITVDEIESFLHESLLLSFNTEMEDGSIEEVAEQLLILYEEICLHGSH from the exons ATGGGAGCCGGTGGAAAAACGGTCAACGCTCACGTGCTCTCGGCCACGTATCATCACAAGCACGTGCGTCCTATGGCCTGCGACGAGGACTCTGATCTCCGGAGAGGCATCGGAGAGCTTCTTTCGAGGTGGGGCGGGCTTCAGATGGCCGTGAAGAATAAGTGGGGAGGCCACGATTCTCTCGAGAAATCTCACGAGCTTGCTCACGATCTTTTTCATCTCTTGTCTCAACCAAATG TGATAACGGTGGATGAGATAGAGAGTTTTCTACATGAGAGCTTGCTTCTTTCTTTCAACACAGAGATGGAAGATGGCAGCATTGAAGAG GTAGCTGAACAATTGCTGATACTTTATGAAGAGATTTGTTTGCATGGGAGTCATTAA